The Sphingomonas alpina genome has a segment encoding these proteins:
- the dnaG gene encoding DNA primase → MTLTPQFLDELRARTLLSALIGRTTKLQKAGKEYRACCPFHNEKTPSFYVNDDKGFYHCFGCSAHGDAIKWLTDQRGLPFMDAVKELAQAAGMELPAMDRQSAEKAERAKGLHEVCADAASWFTDQLNGIGGAEARTILERRGIKASTAKEFALGFAPDSRGKLKDALKEYGDPLLVESGLLISVEGKDPYDRFRGRLMIPIRDPRGRTVAFGGRIIGDGEPKYLNSPETPLFDKGRTLYNLDKAAAASRKAGRVLVVEGYMDVIALAQAGFGEAVAPLGTALTEAQLERLWRLSDVPILCFDGDSAGQKAAIRAANRAMPMLGPGRSLAFVTLPQGQDPDDLVRAKGPAAFEALVQAAEPLVDRLWNHERDAEPLDTPEQKAGFKRRFTELANAIADQDVRTEYLAEFRRRFDKMYEKERKEWTPRPPFVPGKRGGPRDKWKPPVGPVTDYAKSVGATGIDRILAKAILAGLIRHPAEIARHMEVLGSLKLADEALAKLFEAVVNLAIKDANNGGALDSEGLLTILASSEFDIIAHDLLRADQLSCSFTQKDAEPQRAREDLDEAIAILVSRPEVDAALAEATATMKAHYSDTSFDWDGAFEKQVALVKEQQALDARLANLVQANEDARAFSTEGNE, encoded by the coding sequence ATGACCCTCACCCCGCAATTCCTCGACGAACTCCGCGCCCGCACCCTGCTGTCCGCGCTGATCGGCCGCACCACCAAGCTGCAAAAGGCGGGCAAGGAATACCGCGCCTGCTGCCCGTTCCATAACGAGAAGACGCCGAGCTTCTACGTCAATGACGACAAGGGCTTCTACCATTGCTTCGGCTGCTCGGCGCATGGCGATGCGATCAAATGGCTGACCGACCAGCGCGGCCTACCCTTCATGGACGCGGTGAAGGAGCTCGCCCAGGCTGCAGGCATGGAATTGCCGGCGATGGACCGGCAATCGGCGGAAAAGGCCGAGCGCGCCAAGGGGCTGCATGAAGTCTGCGCCGATGCCGCAAGCTGGTTCACCGATCAGTTGAACGGCATCGGCGGCGCCGAAGCCCGTACGATCCTGGAGAGGCGCGGCATCAAGGCGTCGACCGCCAAGGAATTCGCGCTCGGCTTTGCGCCCGATTCGCGGGGGAAGCTCAAGGATGCGCTCAAGGAGTATGGCGACCCGTTATTGGTCGAATCTGGCCTGCTGATCTCGGTCGAAGGCAAGGATCCGTACGATCGCTTTCGCGGGCGGCTGATGATCCCGATCCGCGACCCGCGCGGACGCACCGTCGCATTCGGTGGACGGATCATTGGTGATGGCGAGCCGAAATATCTCAACTCCCCGGAAACGCCGCTCTTCGACAAGGGCCGCACGCTCTACAATCTCGACAAGGCGGCCGCCGCAAGCCGCAAAGCAGGCCGCGTGCTGGTCGTCGAGGGCTATATGGATGTCATCGCTCTCGCTCAGGCCGGGTTCGGCGAGGCAGTCGCCCCGCTCGGCACCGCGCTGACCGAGGCGCAGCTCGAACGGCTATGGCGCCTTTCCGATGTACCGATCCTGTGCTTCGATGGCGATTCGGCGGGGCAAAAAGCGGCAATCCGCGCCGCCAACCGGGCAATGCCGATGCTCGGGCCGGGCCGCAGCCTCGCCTTCGTCACCCTGCCACAGGGTCAGGATCCCGATGATCTGGTCCGCGCCAAGGGGCCGGCCGCTTTCGAAGCGCTGGTTCAGGCCGCTGAACCTCTGGTCGATCGCCTATGGAACCATGAACGCGACGCGGAGCCGCTCGACACGCCCGAACAGAAGGCGGGCTTCAAACGCCGCTTCACCGAGCTCGCCAATGCGATCGCTGACCAGGACGTCCGCACCGAATATCTCGCCGAATTCCGCCGCCGCTTCGACAAGATGTACGAGAAGGAACGCAAGGAATGGACTCCCCGCCCGCCTTTCGTACCGGGCAAGCGCGGTGGTCCGCGAGATAAATGGAAACCGCCGGTGGGCCCGGTGACGGACTATGCGAAAAGCGTCGGCGCCACGGGCATCGACCGCATCCTCGCCAAGGCAATTCTGGCCGGTCTGATCCGTCACCCGGCCGAGATCGCACGCCATATGGAGGTGCTGGGATCACTCAAACTGGCCGACGAAGCGCTCGCCAAATTGTTCGAGGCGGTGGTGAATCTGGCGATTAAAGATGCAAATAATGGCGGAGCGCTTGATAGCGAGGGCCTTCTCACCATATTGGCCTCATCTGAATTTGATATAATCGCGCATGATCTTCTGCGGGCCGACCAATTATCGTGTTCGTTTACGCAAAAGGATGCCGAGCCACAACGGGCTCGCGAAGACCTCGACGAGGCGATCGCGATCCTGGTGTCTCGACCCGAAGTGGATGCGGCACTGGCCGAGGCGACGGCGACGATGAAGGCGCACTATTCGGATACCTCGTTCGATTGGGACGGGGCGTTCGAAAAGCAGGTCGCGCTGGTGAAGGAACAACAGGCGCTTGACGCTCGGCTTGCAAATCTAGTGCAGGCGAACGAAGACGCCAGAGCTTTTAGTACCGAGGGCAATGAATGA